From Bacillus sp. Bos-x628, the proteins below share one genomic window:
- the ald gene encoding alanine dehydrogenase has product MIIGIPKEIKNNENRVALTPGAASQLLSAGHQILIETNAGFGSGFTDDDYISVGAEIIEHAKDVWASSDMIMKVKEPLPEEYQHFREGLILFTYLHLAAEPSLAEALKQKGVTAIAYETVRDGKSLPLLTPMSEVAGRMAAQIGAQFLEKPKGGKGILLAGVPGVSRGKVTIIGGGVVGTNAAKMAIGLGANVTLIDLNAERLRQLDDQFGHQIKTLISNPVNIADSVAEADLLICAVLIPGAKAPTLVTEEMVKQMKPGSVIVDVAIDQGGVVETVDHITTHDQPTYVKHGILHYAVANMPGAVPRTSTVALTNVTVPYALQIANKGVAKAIKENRAIAEGVNVMNGHITHEAVARDLGYAYVPVSEAIDPSAMTKA; this is encoded by the coding sequence ATGATCATCGGCATACCAAAAGAGATTAAGAACAATGAAAACCGAGTAGCATTGACACCAGGAGCAGCTTCTCAATTGCTTTCTGCTGGACACCAGATTTTAATTGAAACAAATGCTGGTTTTGGAAGCGGATTCACCGATGACGATTATATATCTGTTGGTGCAGAGATCATCGAGCATGCGAAAGATGTTTGGGCATCATCTGATATGATCATGAAGGTGAAAGAACCATTGCCTGAGGAATATCAACATTTCAGAGAAGGCCTTATTTTATTTACGTACCTTCATCTTGCAGCAGAGCCCTCCTTGGCTGAAGCATTAAAACAAAAAGGTGTCACAGCCATTGCTTATGAAACGGTAAGAGATGGAAAGTCACTTCCACTTTTAACTCCTATGTCTGAAGTTGCCGGCAGAATGGCAGCTCAAATCGGTGCACAATTCCTTGAAAAACCAAAAGGCGGGAAAGGGATTTTGCTTGCCGGTGTTCCAGGGGTATCAAGAGGCAAGGTCACCATTATTGGCGGCGGTGTTGTTGGAACAAATGCAGCAAAAATGGCGATTGGACTTGGAGCAAATGTAACACTTATTGATTTGAACGCAGAAAGACTTCGCCAGCTTGACGATCAATTTGGTCATCAAATCAAAACATTGATCTCAAATCCAGTGAATATTGCAGATTCAGTAGCAGAAGCGGACCTTCTCATTTGTGCCGTGCTCATTCCAGGAGCTAAAGCACCAACACTTGTCACAGAAGAAATGGTCAAACAAATGAAGCCTGGATCCGTAATTGTAGATGTTGCCATTGACCAAGGCGGAGTTGTGGAAACAGTCGATCATATAACAACACACGATCAACCAACCTATGTAAAACACGGTATTTTACATTATGCAGTCGCTAACATGCCGGGCGCTGTCCCAAGAACATCCACAGTTGCTCTAACCAATGTAACCGTTCCTTATGCGCTGCAAATTGCAAACAAAGGCGTTGCGAAAGCCATCAAAGAGAACAGAGCCATTGCTGAAGGGGTAAATGTAATGAACGGACACATCACACATGAAGCCGTTGCACGTGACCTTGGCTATGCCTATGTACCTGTAAGTGAAGCTATTGATCCGTCTGCTATGACAAAAGCCTAA
- a CDS encoding PucR family transcriptional regulator — translation MTKKTDPFKYSLDRLEDVADQISDVLNCPITIEDTHHRLLAYSTHNDFTDPARTSTIISRRVPEKVINRLWKDGIIPTLLKTDEPLRVPQIAEVGLSSRVAISIWKDKEVLGFIWAIESTQPFSEKEMELLKMAANAVKNKLLNLQIRKTKTEERNQELFWKMLTGHIHEKDEILDLFMRLGMRCPDTYAIIIFRLLDELTEETEKKLSYLLETTQQVQVLLTTVDFHEMIILVSPKTEHPLQDIKQFTNSMLQQLSDRYHIHHVQAAIGGIYDNISHIQPSYKEALAVLKTKERFPLETERLNSFSELGIYQYLDVLAEKRKGSSYSSYSLSKLEDYDLRHHSNLVETLERFIDCDSNVNIAAKQLNIHINTLNYRLKRITDIAEIDLKNMNEKMTIYLDIKLKNVHL, via the coding sequence ATGACCAAAAAGACAGATCCATTTAAGTATAGTCTTGATCGTTTAGAAGATGTGGCAGATCAAATTAGTGATGTGCTCAATTGCCCTATTACTATAGAAGACACTCATCATAGATTATTAGCGTATAGTACACATAATGATTTTACTGATCCCGCTAGAACTTCAACTATTATCTCCCGCCGTGTACCGGAAAAAGTCATTAATCGGCTTTGGAAGGACGGCATTATTCCTACACTCCTGAAAACTGATGAACCGCTTCGTGTGCCTCAAATAGCCGAAGTCGGTCTCTCTAGTAGGGTAGCTATTTCAATTTGGAAGGACAAAGAAGTGCTCGGATTTATCTGGGCAATTGAATCAACACAGCCTTTTTCAGAAAAAGAAATGGAGCTTCTCAAAATGGCGGCAAACGCCGTTAAAAACAAATTACTTAATTTACAAATTCGAAAAACGAAAACAGAAGAACGAAACCAGGAACTTTTTTGGAAGATGCTCACAGGACATATTCATGAAAAGGATGAGATACTTGACCTATTTATGCGACTTGGCATGAGATGTCCGGACACGTATGCGATCATCATCTTTCGTCTTCTAGATGAGCTCACAGAGGAGACAGAGAAAAAGCTTTCATATCTGCTTGAAACGACGCAGCAAGTACAAGTGTTATTAACGACTGTTGATTTTCATGAAATGATTATTCTTGTCTCACCAAAAACGGAACACCCACTTCAAGATATTAAACAGTTTACAAACAGTATGCTGCAGCAATTGTCTGATCGTTATCATATCCATCACGTGCAAGCGGCTATTGGCGGAATTTATGATAATATTTCTCATATTCAACCATCCTACAAAGAGGCACTGGCTGTATTAAAAACAAAAGAACGTTTTCCCTTAGAAACAGAACGTTTAAACAGTTTTTCTGAATTAGGTATTTATCAATATTTAGATGTGCTTGCTGAAAAACGAAAAGGCTCCTCTTATTCAAGTTATTCTTTATCCAAGCTTGAGGATTATGATTTGAGACACCACTCTAATTTAGTGGAAACGCTTGAACGATTTATTGATTGTGACAGTAACGTGAATATTGCTGCAAAGCAATTGAATATCCATATTAATACATTGAATTACAGACTAAAACGGATTACAGACATTGCAGAAATTGACTTGAAAAACATGAATGAAAAAATGACCATTTACCTTGATATAAAGCTAAAAAACGTCCATTTGTGA
- a CDS encoding WXG100 family type VII secretion target, with protein sequence MSGIIRVTPEELRATAKQYGVESQEVLNQVDRLNRMISDLKGMWEGASSDAFADQYEQLKPSFIKMSDLLTDVSNQLEQTANTLESTDQDIASQIRG encoded by the coding sequence ATGTCAGGAATTATTCGCGTAACCCCAGAAGAACTAAGAGCGACCGCTAAGCAATATGGTGTAGAAAGTCAAGAAGTGCTAAACCAAGTTGATCGTCTAAATAGAATGATCTCTGACTTAAAAGGTATGTGGGAAGGTGCTTCTAGTGATGCGTTCGCTGATCAATACGAACAGCTTAAGCCTTCATTCATTAAAATGTCTGATCTATTAACAGATGTCAGCAATCAGCTTGAACAAACTGCAAATACACTTGAAAGCACTGACCAAGACATCGCTAGCCAAATTCGCGGCTAA
- a CDS encoding EsaB/YukD family protein produces MYIDITIDLKNYDGSVFDLRLSNYLQIKQVIHIAWQAKQISLPKRAGGWVRVVNKKAVFSGEYKLSDCGITTGDRLEIL; encoded by the coding sequence GTGTATATCGATATTACCATCGACTTAAAAAATTATGATGGCAGTGTGTTTGATTTGAGACTATCAAATTATTTACAAATTAAGCAAGTCATTCATATCGCCTGGCAGGCAAAACAAATCTCACTTCCAAAGAGAGCAGGCGGATGGGTGCGTGTAGTCAATAAGAAAGCTGTGTTTTCAGGCGAATATAAGCTGTCAGACTGTGGGATTACCACGGGGGATAGGCTGGAAATACTATGA
- the essB gene encoding type VII secretion protein EssB, protein MADKKSSYLEEQLEAVMKKEEGTYTFIFQRETIKLLDGLEAAPIKDINPSFKKEIQLTEGEVIISIEPPSAYQEFRFIHAKDEKSKWIFSYQLVDAVCKHDVKRLHLIVSPENIVFHQGLAPAFLHYGVKESIPPYETDSNRLLREVKAVVLRVVDHEYEFKEYLTYHDTLKLSELAKEISETASLEELLHLIQSKIEAIETKEKTLLSIPKKKRKIERYIGLGLIVLLVPALVYTIYSLFFAMPKQEAYVEANKYYLNKQYSQVIDTLEKYPANQMPVSLQYELAISYVQTNQGNLLLDQHKKEITDTYTLQTDPQYFLFWIYIGQGNSKEALDIARVLGDDRYIFTALVAYRNEIQNDDSLSAEEKQKQLDPIIKEMAKYEEKETTKTSTNESSDTSQTGETSDQKEQSKADQEKKEKESNEKKETSQTKKDEKK, encoded by the coding sequence ATGGCAGATAAAAAGAGTTCCTATTTAGAAGAACAATTAGAAGCAGTCATGAAAAAAGAGGAAGGCACCTATACCTTCATTTTTCAAAGAGAGACCATTAAACTCTTGGACGGTTTAGAAGCGGCTCCGATAAAAGATATCAATCCTTCATTTAAAAAAGAGATTCAATTGACTGAAGGGGAGGTCATCATATCCATTGAACCGCCTTCTGCCTATCAGGAATTTCGTTTCATCCATGCAAAAGATGAAAAAAGCAAATGGATTTTTTCATACCAGCTTGTCGATGCTGTTTGCAAACACGACGTGAAACGGCTGCATCTCATTGTTTCTCCTGAAAACATTGTTTTTCATCAGGGCTTAGCCCCTGCATTTTTGCATTACGGTGTAAAAGAAAGCATCCCGCCATATGAAACCGACTCGAATCGTCTGCTCAGAGAAGTTAAAGCAGTTGTCCTAAGAGTCGTTGACCATGAATATGAGTTCAAAGAATATTTAACCTATCATGATACGTTGAAATTATCTGAGCTAGCAAAGGAAATCAGTGAAACAGCTTCACTCGAAGAACTGCTTCATCTTATCCAAAGCAAGATTGAAGCGATCGAAACGAAAGAAAAAACGCTGTTATCTATTCCAAAAAAGAAAAGGAAGATCGAACGATACATAGGGCTAGGTCTTATTGTCCTTTTAGTGCCTGCATTGGTGTATACCATCTACAGCCTCTTTTTTGCGATGCCGAAACAAGAAGCATATGTCGAGGCCAATAAATATTATCTCAACAAACAATACAGTCAAGTAATTGACACATTAGAAAAATATCCCGCCAATCAAATGCCGGTCTCTCTTCAATATGAACTGGCCATTTCATATGTGCAAACAAATCAAGGTAATCTGTTATTAGATCAACACAAAAAGGAAATTACCGATACGTACACCTTGCAAACAGATCCGCAATATTTTCTATTTTGGATTTACATTGGTCAAGGAAACAGCAAAGAAGCCCTTGATATTGCAAGGGTACTCGGGGACGATCGTTACATTTTTACAGCACTCGTCGCATATCGTAATGAAATCCAAAACGATGACAGTCTCTCGGCTGAAGAAAAACAAAAACAGCTAGATCCAATCATTAAAGAAATGGCGAAATATGAAGAAAAAGAAACAACTAAGACAAGCACAAATGAGTCTTCAGATACTAGTCAAACGGGCGAAACATCTGATCAAAAAGAGCAATCGAAAGCTGATCAGGAGAAAAAAGAGAAAGAATCTAATGAAAAAAAGGAAACTTCTCAGACGAAAAAAGATGAGAAAAAATAA